Proteins encoded together in one Peribacillus asahii window:
- a CDS encoding GPP34 family phosphoprotein — MEHRLSLPEEMVLLGANHLRLKYRSYTETYSIGSIFIDLLLKRKIELDTKGKVVVVDSDITGVNYLDQVILVLVKSFRMRKLKAWIKYFHFKTRLRGKIHNSILQELQKKGAITLGLKVPFLPLRKITERTSC; from the coding sequence ATGGAACATCGGCTTTCTTTGCCAGAAGAAATGGTTCTATTAGGGGCGAATCATCTCCGTTTGAAATATCGTTCATACACAGAAACATATAGCATTGGATCTATATTTATTGACCTACTTTTAAAAAGGAAAATAGAGTTGGATACAAAGGGAAAAGTTGTGGTTGTTGATTCTGATATAACTGGAGTTAATTATTTGGACCAAGTTATCCTTGTTCTTGTCAAATCATTTAGAATGAGAAAATTAAAAGCTTGGATTAAGTATTTTCATTTTAAAACCCGGTTACGAGGAAAGATACATAACTCTATTCTTCAAGAACTGCAAAAAAAAGGGGCAATCACCTTAGGGTTAAAAGTCCCTTTTCTACCTCTACGAAAAATCACCGAGAGAACAAGTTGTTAA
- a CDS encoding helix-turn-helix transcriptional regulator, with protein MLENRVRELRARFRWTQKDLADAIGVTRQTIGLIEKGDYSPSVTMALKIAQSFNVSVEDVFYLKGED; from the coding sequence ATGCTTGAAAATAGAGTTCGAGAATTACGCGCCCGTTTTAGGTGGACTCAGAAAGACTTAGCTGATGCAATTGGAGTAACGAGACAAACAATTGGATTAATTGAAAAAGGGGACTATTCCCCGTCAGTTACGATGGCATTAAAAATAGCCCAATCGTTTAATGTTTCTGTAGAAGATGTATTTTATTTAAAAGGGGAGGATTAA
- a CDS encoding small multi-drug export protein, whose protein sequence is MLEWAQDQTTVWQFIVIFVVAFAPWMDISIVVPLGVAWGLPPLGVAIVAFTGNLLLVLLLGFFFKQFYAWREKRRKAKGITAPSKQETRSRKIWDRYGIPGLALLAPIFVGTDIAAVLALTFGSSRTQVVSWMTVSLAVWTTIFTIGSMYGFSYLNII, encoded by the coding sequence ATGCTTGAATGGGCACAAGACCAAACGACTGTCTGGCAATTCATTGTAATTTTCGTTGTTGCTTTCGCTCCTTGGATGGATATATCTATTGTAGTTCCTCTCGGTGTGGCATGGGGACTTCCGCCGCTTGGAGTTGCAATAGTGGCTTTTACGGGTAACTTGCTTTTAGTTTTATTGCTAGGATTTTTCTTTAAGCAATTTTATGCATGGAGAGAAAAAAGGAGAAAAGCAAAAGGAATTACGGCTCCCTCCAAACAAGAAACAAGATCCAGAAAAATTTGGGATCGATACGGTATTCCAGGTCTAGCGCTTCTTGCGCCAATTTTTGTCGGCACTGATATTGCCGCTGTTTTAGCTTTAACATTTGGTTCCTCTCGGACACAAGTGGTAAGTTGGATGACTGTTAGCTTAGCTGTTTGGACAACTATATTCACTATCGGCTCCATGTATGGCTTTAGCTATCTAAACATTATTTAA
- a CDS encoding helix-turn-helix transcriptional regulator: protein MLINRVREMRARHRWSQQDLAEKIGITRQKIGLIEKGDYALSITLALKIAKAFQVTVEEVFFLE, encoded by the coding sequence ATGCTAATTAATAGAGTCAGAGAAATGCGTGCACGCCACAGGTGGTCTCAGCAAGATTTGGCTGAAAAAATCGGGATCACAAGACAAAAGATTGGATTAATTGAGAAAGGTGATTATGCACTTTCCATAACGTTAGCCTTAAAAATTGCCAAGGCTTTTCAAGTCACAGTAGAAGAAGTTTTTTTCCTTGAATAA